CGCCCCCGGAGCCGCCACGCCGGCCCCAGCGGGAGAAGCGGCCCCGGCCGCGCCGTCTTCCACAGGAGGTAGCGATGTTCGCTAAGCTCGCGCCGCAGTACCTCTTTGCACTGGCCGCTGCGCTGTTCGTGGCTGTGTTGGCCCTGTTCTACACCCTGGTCATCCAGCCCAAGTACACCCAGATTGCGGCGCTGCGTGACGACCTCTCGGCCCGGCAGCTCACCGAGACGCAGTACCGCTCGGCGTCGGCGGCCGTGCCGGCCCTGCGGACGACCGTCGCGCGTCTGGAGACCGAGCGCAGCGAATTTTTGCGGGCCCTGCCGCCGACCACCCGCTTTGCCCAGGTCGTCGACCAGTTGCGGGCGAACGTGAACGCGGCCGGTGCGGAGATGGGCAACCTGAGCTTTAACCCGGCGG
The DNA window shown above is from Deinococcus sp. Leaf326 and carries:
- a CDS encoding GspMb/PilO family protein translates to MFAKLAPQYLFALAAALFVAVLALFYTLVIQPKYTQIAALRDDLSARQLTETQYRSASAAVPALRTTVARLETERSEFLRALPPTTRFAQVVDQLRANVNAAGAEMGNLSFNPAATGGVTLPAGVRSVGITMSVSGTFPQLFQVLRSLETQNRFTTVSTLGLQLPTATSFNPPLEGALGLTVYTYDVAQTGAAVPASASTAAPAAGGTP